The proteins below come from a single Balaenoptera acutorostrata chromosome 2, mBalAcu1.1, whole genome shotgun sequence genomic window:
- the ZNF346 gene encoding zinc finger protein 346 isoform X2, with translation MEYSALGTAEAADSGAARPYNNSEEREGREPDGLRFDRERARRLWEAVSGAQPVGREEVEHMIQKNQCLFTNTQCKVCCALLISESQKLAHYQSKKHANKVKRYLAIHGMETLKGDMKKLDSDQKSSRSKDKNQCCPICNMTFSSPVVAQSHYLGKTHAKNLKLKQQSTKVEALHQNREMIDPDKFCSLCHATFNDPVMAQQHYMGKKHRKQETKLKLMAHYGRLADPAVADSSAGKGYACKTCKIVLNSIEQYQAHVSGFKHKNQSPKTVASPLGQIPMQRQPIHKDSTTLEN, from the exons ATGGAGTATTCCGCTTTGGGCACCGCGGAGGCCGCGGACAGCGGCGCGGCCCGGCCGTACAACAACTCGGAGGAGCGGGAGGGCCGGGAACCCGACGGGCTGCGCTTCGACCGCGAGAGGGCGCGCCGCCTCTGGGAAGCAGTGTCCGGGGCCCaaccagtggggagggaggaag TGGAACACATGATCCAGAAGAACCAGTGTCTCTTCACCAACACCCAGTGTAAGGTTTGCTGCGCCTTGCTAATTTCTGAGTCCCAGAAGCTGGCACACTACCAG AGCAAAAAACATGCCAACAAAGTGAAGAGATACCTAGCAATCCATGGAATGGAGACATTAAAGGGGGACATGAAGAAGCTAGACTCAGATCAG AAGAGCAGCAGAAGCAAAGACAAGAACCAGTGCTGCCCCATCTGTAACATGACCTTTTCCTCCCCTGTCGTGGCCCAGTCGCACTACCTGGGGAAGACCCACGCAAAGAACTTAAAGCTGAAGCAGCAATCCACTAAGGTGGAAG CCTTGCACCAGAATAGAGAGATGATAGACCCAGACAAGTTCTGCAGCCTCTGCCACGCGACTTTCAATGACCCTGTCATGGCTCAGCAACATTATATGGGCAAGAAACACAGGAAACAGGAGACAAAGCTCAAACTTATGGCACACTACGGGCGGCTGGCCGACCCTGCTGTCGCTGACTCATCAG CCGGGAAGGGCTACGCCTGCAAGACGTGTAAGATAGTGCTGAACTCCATAGAACAGTACCAAGCTCATGTCAGCGGCTTCAAACACAAGAACCA GTCACCAAAAACAGTGGCATCACCTCTGGGCCAGATTCCCATGCAAAGGCAACCCATTCATAAAGACTCAACCACCTTGGAAAACTAG
- the ZNF346 gene encoding zinc finger protein 346 isoform X1 translates to MEYSALGTAEAADSGAARPYNNSEEREGREPDGLRFDRERARRLWEAVSGAQPVGREEVEHMIQKNQCLFTNTQCKVCCALLISESQKLAHYQSKKHANKVKRYLAIHGMETLKGDMKKLDSDQKSSRSKDKNQCCPICNMTFSSPVVAQSHYLGKTHAKNLKLKQQSTKVEALSKRLTNPFLVASTLALHQNREMIDPDKFCSLCHATFNDPVMAQQHYMGKKHRKQETKLKLMAHYGRLADPAVADSSAGKGYACKTCKIVLNSIEQYQAHVSGFKHKNQSPKTVASPLGQIPMQRQPIHKDSTTLEN, encoded by the exons ATGGAGTATTCCGCTTTGGGCACCGCGGAGGCCGCGGACAGCGGCGCGGCCCGGCCGTACAACAACTCGGAGGAGCGGGAGGGCCGGGAACCCGACGGGCTGCGCTTCGACCGCGAGAGGGCGCGCCGCCTCTGGGAAGCAGTGTCCGGGGCCCaaccagtggggagggaggaag TGGAACACATGATCCAGAAGAACCAGTGTCTCTTCACCAACACCCAGTGTAAGGTTTGCTGCGCCTTGCTAATTTCTGAGTCCCAGAAGCTGGCACACTACCAG AGCAAAAAACATGCCAACAAAGTGAAGAGATACCTAGCAATCCATGGAATGGAGACATTAAAGGGGGACATGAAGAAGCTAGACTCAGATCAG AAGAGCAGCAGAAGCAAAGACAAGAACCAGTGCTGCCCCATCTGTAACATGACCTTTTCCTCCCCTGTCGTGGCCCAGTCGCACTACCTGGGGAAGACCCACGCAAAGAACTTAAAGCTGAAGCAGCAATCCACTAAGGTGGAAG CTCTGTCGAAACGCCTTACAAACCCTTTCCTTGTGGCCTCCACCTTAGCCTTGCACCAGAATAGAGAGATGATAGACCCAGACAAGTTCTGCAGCCTCTGCCACGCGACTTTCAATGACCCTGTCATGGCTCAGCAACATTATATGGGCAAGAAACACAGGAAACAGGAGACAAAGCTCAAACTTATGGCACACTACGGGCGGCTGGCCGACCCTGCTGTCGCTGACTCATCAG CCGGGAAGGGCTACGCCTGCAAGACGTGTAAGATAGTGCTGAACTCCATAGAACAGTACCAAGCTCATGTCAGCGGCTTCAAACACAAGAACCA GTCACCAAAAACAGTGGCATCACCTCTGGGCCAGATTCCCATGCAAAGGCAACCCATTCATAAAGACTCAACCACCTTGGAAAACTAG